One Nocardia sp. BMG111209 DNA segment encodes these proteins:
- the pcaC gene encoding 4-carboxymuconolactone decarboxylase produces MSSSADEGMRVRREVLGHAHVDRAVARTTEFTRPFQEYITESVWGSIWTREGLDRRTRSCVTLAVLTALGRHEEIGMHVRAAVHNGLTAAEIAEVLLHTGAYAGVPAANAAFAIGQQVLAELGDEAARIRPAEEDEDDQHRAGQHE; encoded by the coding sequence GTGAGCAGCAGCGCCGACGAGGGTATGCGGGTGCGCCGTGAGGTGCTCGGCCACGCCCACGTGGATCGGGCCGTGGCCCGGACCACCGAGTTCACCCGGCCGTTCCAGGAATACATCACCGAATCGGTCTGGGGTTCGATCTGGACCCGGGAGGGCCTGGATCGCCGCACCCGCAGTTGCGTTACCCTGGCGGTGCTCACCGCCCTCGGGCGGCACGAAGAGATCGGGATGCACGTGCGTGCGGCCGTCCACAACGGACTGACCGCCGCGGAGATCGCCGAGGTGCTGCTGCACACGGGGGCCTACGCGGGTGTGCCGGCGGCGAACGCCGCGTTCGCCATCGGCCAGCAGGTACTGGCCGAGCTGGGCGACGAGGCCGCGCGCATACGCCCGGCCGAGGAGGATGAGGATGACCAGCACCGAGCCGGACAACACGAATGA
- the pcaD gene encoding 3-oxoadipate enol-lactonase: MNAVAVHHVVAGPAGGTPVVLSGSLGSDLRMWEPQVRALTAAGYRVVRYDHRGHGDSPVPSGPYTLGDLGADVVALLDRLDVPAAHVVGLSMGGMVGMWLGEYAPQRIRTLTLCCTSAALGPPESWAARAATVRAEGMRSIAEAVVQRWFTPAWRAAHPDRIRWFEDMVAATPAEGYASCCTAIERMDIAGGLPDITAPTLVISGAEDPATPPEHGRRIAAGIARARFEIVSPGAHLATAESADAVSDLILGHLKENS; this comes from the coding sequence ATGAACGCCGTTGCCGTGCACCATGTGGTGGCGGGCCCGGCCGGTGGTACGCCCGTGGTGCTGTCCGGATCGCTGGGCAGCGATCTGCGCATGTGGGAACCGCAGGTGCGGGCATTGACGGCCGCGGGATACCGGGTCGTGCGCTACGACCATCGGGGACACGGGGATTCGCCGGTGCCGAGCGGGCCGTACACCCTGGGCGATCTCGGCGCCGACGTGGTCGCCCTGCTCGACCGGCTGGACGTGCCGGCCGCGCACGTGGTCGGCCTGTCGATGGGTGGCATGGTCGGCATGTGGCTGGGGGAGTATGCGCCGCAACGGATCCGGACGCTGACCCTGTGCTGCACCTCCGCCGCGCTGGGACCGCCGGAGAGCTGGGCCGCGCGGGCGGCGACCGTGCGCGCCGAGGGGATGCGCTCGATCGCCGAGGCCGTCGTGCAGCGCTGGTTCACCCCGGCCTGGCGGGCCGCCCACCCGGACCGCATCCGCTGGTTCGAGGATATGGTCGCGGCGACCCCGGCCGAGGGATATGCCTCCTGCTGCACCGCGATCGAGCGGATGGACATCGCCGGCGGCCTGCCGGACATCACCGCCCCCACCCTGGTGATCTCGGGTGCGGAGGATCCGGCGACACCGCCGGAGCACGGCCGGCGCATCGCCGCGGGCATCGCGCGGGCCCGGTTCGAGATCGTCTCGCCCGGAGCACATCTGGCCACCGCCGAATCGGCGGACGCGGTCAGCGACCTGATTCTCGGCCACCTGAAGGAGAATTCGTGA
- the pcaB gene encoding 3-carboxy-cis,cis-muconate cycloisomerase produces the protein MSDPAARGLFDGVLAAGPVAAAVDDRAWVQAMLDFESALAHAEADAELIPAAAAAEIGNHCRAELYDIGELGARATGIGNPAGPLVRALTERVGGAAAGYVHLGATSQDVMDTAAMLVTDRALAVLDEDLRAVAARLAELAETHTATVLAGRSLLQQATPVTFGFTAAGWLGGILAGRDRLTAVRAERLAVQFGGAVGTLAALGDHGIEVSARLARRLGLAVPLLPWHTERSRIAEVAAALGQTCGAVAKIARDIALLAQTEVAEVFEQGPAGTGGSSTMPHKRNPVAAVLAAAAAGQAPGLVADLLAAAVHEHQRAAGSWHAEWRPYRELLRTTGSAVHWLRVSLDRLRVDADRMRANLDRTGGLLLAENVAVEVLAASGGEVGRQAAGDAVAACCRESLSGAGDPADLLAADATIGKYLSRGRIGELLDPAGYLGSAEAFVTRTVRHWNEIRDVPESGEDVVR, from the coding sequence ATGTCTGATCCGGCGGCGCGGGGCCTGTTCGACGGCGTCCTCGCCGCCGGACCGGTCGCTGCCGCGGTCGATGACCGGGCCTGGGTGCAGGCCATGCTCGACTTCGAGAGCGCCCTCGCGCACGCCGAGGCGGACGCCGAGCTGATCCCCGCCGCGGCCGCCGCGGAGATCGGGAACCACTGCCGCGCAGAGCTGTACGACATCGGCGAGCTCGGCGCGAGAGCCACCGGCATCGGCAATCCGGCCGGGCCGCTGGTGCGCGCGCTCACCGAGCGGGTCGGCGGTGCGGCCGCCGGCTACGTCCATCTCGGCGCGACCAGTCAGGACGTGATGGACACCGCCGCGATGCTGGTGACCGACCGCGCGCTGGCCGTACTCGACGAGGACCTGCGGGCCGTGGCCGCGCGCCTGGCCGAACTGGCCGAAACCCACACCGCCACCGTGCTGGCCGGTCGCAGCCTGCTGCAACAGGCGACGCCGGTCACCTTCGGATTCACCGCGGCCGGCTGGCTCGGCGGCATCCTGGCCGGCCGGGACCGCCTGACCGCGGTCCGCGCCGAGCGGCTCGCGGTGCAGTTCGGCGGCGCGGTCGGCACGCTCGCGGCCCTGGGCGACCACGGGATCGAGGTGTCGGCCCGGCTCGCGCGGCGGCTCGGGCTCGCCGTGCCGCTGCTGCCGTGGCACACCGAGCGCAGCCGGATCGCCGAGGTCGCCGCCGCGCTGGGGCAGACCTGCGGGGCGGTCGCGAAGATCGCCCGCGATATCGCGCTGCTCGCGCAGACCGAGGTCGCGGAGGTGTTCGAACAGGGCCCGGCCGGGACCGGCGGCTCGTCGACCATGCCGCACAAACGCAATCCGGTCGCGGCGGTACTGGCCGCCGCGGCCGCCGGGCAGGCGCCGGGCCTGGTCGCCGATCTGCTGGCCGCGGCCGTCCACGAACATCAGCGCGCCGCCGGGTCCTGGCACGCCGAATGGCGGCCGTATCGGGAACTGTTGCGTACCACCGGTTCCGCCGTGCACTGGCTGCGGGTGAGCCTCGACCGGCTGCGGGTGGACGCGGATCGCATGCGCGCCAACCTCGATCGCACCGGCGGTCTGCTGCTGGCGGAGAATGTCGCCGTCGAGGTGCTCGCGGCCTCCGGGGGTGAGGTGGGCCGGCAGGCCGCCGGGGACGCCGTGGCCGCGTGCTGCCGCGAATCCCTTTCCGGCGCGGGCGATCCGGCGGACCTGCTGGCCGCCGACGCGACGATCGGAAAGTATCTGAGCCGCGGCCGGATCGGCGAACTGCTCGATCCCGCTGGCTATCTCGGTTCGGCCGAGGCGTTCGTGACGCGAACGGTGCGGCACTGGAACGAGATTCGCGACGTGCCGGAGTCCGGAGAGGACGTGGTCCGATGA
- the pcaG gene encoding protocatechuate 3,4-dioxygenase subunit alpha produces the protein MTEQLPTTPSQTVGPYLHIGLDWDRYGRFVVPEGTAGSFRIHGEVFDGAGQRIPDALIETWQADPDGRFDHPDDPRGRVPGFRGFGRSDTRLGEYSLHTVHPGVVPGPRGAQAPHLDVSVFARGMLHRVVTRLYFPENEAANAADPVLSSVPVHRRSTLIATAEPGGYRFDVHLQGDGETVFFDV, from the coding sequence ATGACTGAGCAGCTGCCGACGACGCCGTCGCAGACCGTCGGCCCGTACCTGCACATCGGCCTGGACTGGGACCGCTACGGCCGTTTCGTGGTGCCGGAGGGGACCGCGGGCTCGTTCCGGATCCACGGCGAGGTGTTCGACGGTGCGGGACAACGGATTCCGGACGCGCTGATCGAGACATGGCAGGCCGATCCGGACGGCCGGTTCGATCATCCCGACGATCCGCGCGGTCGGGTGCCCGGATTCCGGGGATTCGGGCGCAGCGACACCCGGCTCGGTGAATACTCCCTCCACACGGTGCATCCGGGTGTGGTGCCGGGACCACGGGGCGCGCAGGCGCCGCATCTCGATGTCTCGGTGTTCGCCCGGGGTATGCTGCACCGGGTGGTGACCCGCCTGTACTTCCCCGAGAACGAGGCCGCCAACGCGGCCGACCCGGTGCTGAGTTCGGTTCCGGTGCACCGGCGTTCGACCCTGATCGCGACGGCCGAGCCCGGCGGCTACCGCTTCGACGTGCACCTGCAGGGCGACGGCGAGACGGTCTTCTTCGATGTCTGA
- the pcaH gene encoding protocatechuate 3,4-dioxygenase subunit beta has translation MSDHPNTGNGPAVAGYRPDPPETHPPLDFPGYKSTALRHPKQPLLLLPQTLTEITGPVLGGDLVRPDDHDLTFRHRDDPIGQKIIVFGRLLDSDGRPIPDSLIEIWQANAAGRYRHIGDRWDAPLDPNFDGVGRTITDKQGRYEFVTIQPGAYPWGNHHNAWRPAHIHFSVFGRAFPQRLVTQMYFPGDPLFFQDPIFNSVPEAARPRLISRFSLERTKPNWALAYEFDIVLRGRDATPFEEPHHD, from the coding sequence GTGAGCGACCACCCGAACACCGGGAACGGGCCGGCCGTCGCCGGCTACCGCCCGGATCCACCGGAAACCCATCCGCCACTGGACTTTCCGGGCTACAAGTCGACGGCGCTGCGCCATCCGAAGCAGCCGTTGCTGTTGCTGCCGCAGACCCTCACCGAGATCACCGGGCCGGTACTGGGCGGCGATCTGGTGCGCCCGGACGATCACGATCTGACCTTCCGGCATCGCGATGATCCGATCGGGCAGAAGATCATCGTGTTCGGCCGGTTGCTCGACAGCGACGGCCGGCCGATCCCGGATTCGCTGATCGAGATCTGGCAGGCCAACGCGGCGGGCCGGTATCGGCACATCGGTGACCGCTGGGACGCGCCGCTGGATCCGAACTTCGACGGGGTCGGGCGCACGATCACCGACAAACAGGGCCGGTACGAATTCGTCACGATCCAGCCCGGCGCCTACCCGTGGGGTAATCACCACAACGCCTGGCGACCGGCACACATCCACTTCTCGGTGTTCGGCCGGGCGTTCCCGCAGCGGCTGGTCACCCAGATGTACTTCCCCGGCGATCCGCTGTTCTTCCAGGACCCGATCTTCAATTCGGTGCCCGAAGCCGCACGGCCCCGGCTGATCTCGCGGTTCAGCCTGGAGCGCACGAAGCCGAACTGGGCCCTGGCCTACGAATTCGACATCGTGCTGCGTGGCCGCGACGCCACCCCGTTCGAGGAGCCGCACCATGACTGA
- a CDS encoding thiolase family protein, translated as MTAAYLYDGLRTPFGRYSGGLSGVRPDDLAAHVLRTLAQRNDLDPGLVAEVMFGAANQAGEDNRNVARMAALLAGWPTSVPGTTVNRLCGSGMDAAMSGSRLIETGDAATVVVGGVESMSRAPWVLPKPAKGFPAGNETLHSTTLGWRLVNPAMPAQWTVSLGESTEILAARYGIGRAEQDAFAARSHRLTARAWQDGFYDDHVVAVPGTELTCDESLRPDTTAEKLAKLRPVFRADGTVTAGNASPLNDGASALLLGDEALADRLGRAPLARIAGRGAAGVDPDVFGIGPVRAAELALHRAGIDWGDVEVVELNEAFAAQSLACLADWKELDPEIVNVNGGAIAIGHPLGASGGRVIIQLAREMRRRGSRWGLAALCIGVGQGLAVVLEAQ; from the coding sequence ATGACTGCCGCATACCTTTACGACGGCCTGCGCACCCCGTTCGGCCGGTACTCCGGCGGACTGTCCGGGGTACGGCCCGACGATCTCGCCGCGCATGTGCTGCGCACCCTCGCCCAGCGCAACGACCTCGATCCCGGCCTCGTCGCCGAGGTGATGTTCGGCGCCGCCAACCAGGCCGGCGAGGACAACCGCAACGTGGCCCGGATGGCGGCGCTGCTGGCGGGCTGGCCCACCTCGGTGCCCGGCACCACCGTCAACCGGCTCTGCGGATCCGGTATGGACGCCGCCATGTCCGGCTCCCGGCTGATCGAAACCGGTGACGCCGCAACGGTGGTCGTCGGCGGCGTGGAATCGATGAGCCGCGCGCCCTGGGTGCTGCCCAAGCCCGCCAAGGGTTTTCCCGCCGGCAACGAGACCCTGCACTCGACCACGCTGGGCTGGCGGCTGGTGAACCCGGCCATGCCCGCGCAGTGGACCGTATCGCTGGGTGAGAGCACCGAAATCCTCGCGGCCCGTTACGGAATCGGCCGCGCCGAACAGGACGCGTTCGCCGCCCGCAGCCATCGCCTGACCGCGCGGGCCTGGCAGGACGGCTTCTACGACGACCACGTGGTGGCGGTCCCGGGCACCGAACTCACCTGCGACGAATCGCTGCGTCCCGACACCACCGCCGAGAAGCTGGCGAAACTGCGGCCCGTGTTCCGCGCGGACGGCACCGTCACCGCCGGTAACGCGTCCCCGCTCAACGACGGCGCCTCGGCGCTGCTGCTCGGCGACGAGGCGCTCGCCGACCGGCTCGGCCGCGCGCCGCTGGCCCGCATCGCCGGGCGCGGCGCGGCCGGTGTGGACCCCGACGTATTCGGCATCGGCCCGGTGCGGGCCGCCGAACTCGCGCTGCACCGGGCCGGAATCGACTGGGGCGACGTGGAAGTCGTGGAACTGAACGAGGCGTTCGCTGCCCAGTCGCTGGCCTGCCTGGCCGACTGGAAGGAACTCGATCCGGAGATCGTGAACGTCAACGGCGGCGCGATCGCGATCGGGCATCCGCTCGGCGCGTCCGGCGGCCGCGTGATCATCCAGCTCGCCCGCGAGATGCGGCGGCGCGGCAGCCGGTGGGGGCTCGCGGCGCTGTGCATCGGCGTCGGGCAGGGACTGGCCGTGGTATTGGAGGCACAGTGA
- a CDS encoding CoA-transferase subunit beta, which translates to MMTVAAARALGDGQICFVGIGLPSTAANLARTTHAPNLVLIYESGTLGSKPDRLPASIGDGVLAETADAVISVPEVFNYWLQPGRVDVGFLGAAQIDKYANINTTVIGGDYAHPQVRLPGAGGAPEIAASCGEVFVVVRQSHRSFVDRVDFVTSLGHGRGDGERARLGLRGAGPTLVITDLGVMRPDETGELILRAVHPGVTVDEVRAATGWELKVAADLTVTPAPTAGELATLRDLKARS; encoded by the coding sequence ATGATGACCGTGGCGGCCGCTCGTGCCCTCGGCGACGGGCAGATCTGCTTCGTCGGCATCGGCCTGCCGTCCACCGCGGCCAATCTGGCCCGCACCACCCACGCCCCGAACCTGGTGCTGATCTACGAATCGGGCACCCTCGGCTCCAAACCGGACCGGCTGCCCGCCTCCATCGGTGACGGCGTGCTCGCCGAGACCGCCGACGCCGTGATCAGCGTGCCCGAGGTGTTCAACTACTGGCTGCAGCCGGGCCGCGTCGACGTCGGTTTCCTCGGCGCGGCGCAGATCGACAAGTACGCCAACATCAACACGACCGTCATCGGCGGCGACTACGCGCATCCGCAGGTGCGGCTGCCCGGCGCCGGCGGCGCTCCGGAGATCGCGGCCTCCTGCGGTGAGGTGTTCGTGGTGGTGCGGCAGTCGCACCGGTCGTTCGTCGATCGGGTCGACTTCGTCACCTCGCTGGGGCACGGCCGCGGCGACGGCGAACGCGCGCGGCTGGGCCTGCGGGGCGCCGGACCCACCCTGGTCATCACCGATCTGGGCGTGATGCGGCCCGACGAGACCGGTGAGCTGATCCTGCGCGCCGTGCATCCCGGCGTCACCGTGGACGAGGTCCGCGCGGCCACCGGCTGGGAGTTGAAGGTCGCCGCCGATCTGACCGTCACCCCCGCTCCCACCGCCGGCGAACTGGCGACCCTGCGCGACCTGAAGGCGAGATCATGA